The Archangium primigenium genomic interval TGGAAGAGGTGCGCATGGGCATGGGTTGGGGTCCTTAGTCGAGAAAACCCCGGACTCGCAAAGAAATTTCTTGGACGCGAACTCAGGCCACCAGCGGCTCGAGACCGAGCTCCGGCAGGCGCAGCTCCAACACGTCCACGTGCTTGCGCAGGGGGACGATCTCGTAGGCGCTCGGGTCGGCCAGTACCGCCTTGACGAGCTTCTGGTTGAGCGCGTGGCCCGTCTTGAAGGCCTTGAGGTGGCCCACCACGGGGCGGCCGAACAGGGAGATGTCCCCGATGGCGTCCAGGATCTTGTGGCGCACGAACTCGTCGGCGAAGCGCAGGCCGTCCGGGTTGAGGATGGAGAAGTCGTCCACCACGATGGCGTTGTCCAGCGAGCCGCCCCGCGCCAGGCCCATCTTCTGCATCATCTCCACGTCCCGGCGGAAGCAGAACGTGCGCGCGCGGGAGATCTCCCGGGCGAAGCACCGGTCGGAGAACTCCAGTTCGAAGGACTGCTCGGTGATGAGCGGGTGCTTGAAGTCCACCGTGCACGAGATGCGAAAGCCCTTGGCGGGCGACAGGCTCGCCTCCTTGTCCCCGTCCGCCACCGTCACCGTCTTCTTCATCACCAGGACACGGCGCGGCTCCTCCTGCTCGCGCAGGCCCGCCTCGGCGATGAGCGTGGCGAAGGGCGCGGCGCTGCCGTCCATG includes:
- the lpxC gene encoding UDP-3-O-acyl-N-acetylglucosamine deacetylase; the encoded protein is MPSSSFNQRTLLQPVHCQGVGLHSGAPVNLSLLPAPANHGIAFVRTDTPRPVVLPALSEYVVDTSLATTLGRDGVKVSTVEHLMSALAGMGLDNVRVELDGPEVPIMDGSAAPFATLIAEAGLREQEEPRRVLVMKKTVTVADGDKEASLSPAKGFRISCTVDFKHPLITEQSFELEFSDRCFAREISRARTFCFRRDVEMMQKMGLARGGSLDNAIVVDDFSILNPDGLRFADEFVRHKILDAIGDISLFGRPVVGHLKAFKTGHALNQKLVKAVLADPSAYEIVPLRKHVDVLELRLPELGLEPLVA